A single region of the Methylocystis echinoides genome encodes:
- a CDS encoding right-handed parallel beta-helix repeat-containing protein, with translation MNSVVATYRAAGNGATDDTAAFNRCLDPAVNTTRVCWVESGKTYLVGNVVMKSGMRLQGMGMVDYPDRTAQPLVPSGTETTVRPILKLKAGGTYILDVRTLRGAGAVHGVFLDCANTANTSGISGGSYQLTVDSVTIVRCDTGLGSNANLTGEVHIRNSSFGYNNVGVQWIVDSFISDSDFANNLGSGVYLGGGGNANLITNTRFEWNNGFGVDSFGNSTLNAISNCFFDRNKQAGIRVYGGIGWTISNSTFHGNAGGAPDWENAQIVINESKNISITGGVSIAYASMTGSGVVGPKAVVAFSDYAGPSSNVTISGIMTSGQYSAANISGGYTSASPLRLGKAPVKLIVRGVIGTADIGTTP, from the coding sequence ATGAACTCGGTCGTGGCGACCTACAGGGCGGCCGGCAACGGCGCAACGGACGACACCGCAGCCTTCAACCGATGTCTCGACCCGGCGGTCAATACGACGCGCGTCTGCTGGGTGGAGAGTGGCAAGACCTATCTCGTCGGCAATGTCGTGATGAAGAGCGGCATGCGTCTTCAGGGCATGGGCATGGTCGACTACCCGGATCGCACAGCGCAACCGCTCGTGCCTTCGGGAACAGAAACCACGGTGCGTCCGATACTCAAGCTGAAAGCAGGCGGCACATATATTCTCGATGTCCGCACGCTGAGAGGCGCCGGAGCGGTTCACGGCGTGTTTCTGGATTGCGCCAATACGGCCAACACCTCGGGTATTTCGGGCGGCAGTTATCAGCTGACAGTCGACAGCGTCACCATCGTAAGGTGCGATACGGGTTTGGGCTCGAACGCCAATCTGACGGGGGAAGTCCACATCAGGAACAGCAGCTTTGGCTACAACAATGTGGGCGTCCAGTGGATCGTCGATTCGTTCATATCTGACTCCGACTTCGCCAATAACCTCGGCAGCGGCGTGTATCTGGGAGGCGGCGGCAACGCGAATCTCATCACGAACACCCGCTTCGAGTGGAACAATGGTTTCGGCGTCGACAGTTTCGGAAACTCCACGCTCAATGCGATTTCAAATTGCTTTTTCGATCGGAACAAGCAGGCGGGAATCAGGGTCTATGGCGGGATCGGCTGGACGATTTCCAACTCGACCTTCCACGGGAATGCGGGGGGCGCGCCGGATTGGGAAAACGCCCAGATCGTCATCAACGAGTCCAAGAATATCTCCATCACAGGTGGCGTGAGCATCGCCTATGCGTCGATGACCGGCAGCGGCGTCGTCGGTCCGAAGGCCGTCGTCGCCTTCAGCGATTACGCCGGCCCGAGCAGCAACGTCACGATCTCGGGCATCATGACATCCGGTCAATACAGCGCGGCGAACATCAGCGGCGGCTATACGAGCGCCTCTCCGTTGAGGCTGGGCAAGGCGCCGGTCAAGCTGATCGTCAGGGGCGTTATTGGAACAGCCGATATCGGCACGACGCCCTGA
- a CDS encoding LysR family transcriptional regulator: MIDKLEFLITVASEKSFSRAAELCGVTQPTLSAGIKQLEDSLGVLLVNRSSRFHGLTAEGERVLEWAKRIVGDARAMRQEVRTLREGLCGQLKIAVIPTAEGIVSALTTPYREKHPHVRFKVVSASSTEVLAMLDNLEIDAGITYLDNEPLGRVRTVPLCSERYRLLTTAGNPLGDRDKVTWAEVGRIDLCLLTPDMQNRRIVERLIGAGGPELAPILESNSVILLYDHVKSGRWATILPEKLAKTMGAEPPLRSIPIVEPEAGYEIGLVAPQRDPVIPLVAALVSEAKALAESGALGD, from the coding sequence GTGATCGACAAACTCGAATTCCTCATCACCGTCGCGAGCGAAAAAAGTTTTTCGCGCGCAGCGGAGCTGTGTGGCGTCACCCAGCCGACCCTTTCGGCTGGCATCAAGCAGCTCGAGGATTCGCTCGGTGTGCTGCTGGTCAATCGCTCCTCGCGATTCCACGGCCTCACCGCCGAGGGTGAGCGGGTGCTGGAATGGGCCAAGCGCATCGTCGGCGACGCCCGCGCCATGCGGCAGGAAGTGCGGACCCTGCGCGAGGGCCTGTGCGGCCAGCTCAAGATCGCCGTGATCCCGACGGCCGAGGGAATCGTTTCGGCGCTGACCACCCCCTATCGTGAAAAGCACCCGCATGTGCGCTTCAAGGTGGTGTCCGCCTCCTCGACCGAGGTGCTGGCGATGCTGGACAATCTCGAGATCGACGCCGGAATCACCTATCTCGACAATGAGCCGCTCGGCCGGGTGCGCACCGTGCCGCTCTGCTCCGAGCGCTATCGCCTGTTGACGACCGCCGGCAATCCGCTCGGCGACCGCGACAAGGTCACCTGGGCGGAGGTCGGACGCATCGATCTGTGCCTCCTGACCCCCGACATGCAGAACCGGCGGATTGTCGAGCGACTCATTGGCGCAGGCGGACCTGAGTTGGCGCCGATCCTGGAATCGAACTCGGTCATCCTGCTCTACGATCATGTGAAATCCGGCCGCTGGGCCACCATCCTGCCGGAAAAGCTCGCAAAAACAATGGGCGCCGAGCCGCCGCTGCGTTCCATTCCGATCGTCGAGCCGGAGGCCGGCTACGAGATCGGCCTGGTTGCGCCGCAGCGCGACCCCGTCATTCCGCTTGTGGCGGCGCTCGTTTCGGAGGCAAAGGCGCTCGCCGAAAGCGGCGCATTGGGCGATTGA
- a CDS encoding formate dehydrogenase subunit gamma gives MAGAAPYSDERAREIIAAHMSLEGPALPILHALQAEFGHVPESAVKEMAQALNISRAEMHGVVTFYHDFHTSPHGRHTLKICRAESCQSMGAEKQANDFLARHKLEWGQTTPDGSLTVEPVYCLGLCAHSPAALYDNEPVGVVDGETLDAFVEEAKGK, from the coding sequence ATGGCTGGCGCTGCTCCTTATAGCGACGAGCGGGCGCGGGAGATCATTGCGGCTCATATGAGCCTCGAAGGACCTGCACTCCCCATTTTACATGCGCTCCAGGCCGAATTCGGACATGTTCCCGAATCCGCGGTCAAGGAAATGGCGCAGGCGCTGAATATCAGCCGCGCCGAAATGCATGGCGTCGTCACTTTTTATCATGACTTCCATACGTCGCCGCACGGACGCCACACCCTCAAGATCTGCCGCGCCGAATCGTGCCAGTCGATGGGCGCCGAGAAGCAGGCGAACGATTTCCTGGCCCGCCACAAGCTGGAATGGGGCCAGACGACGCCCGATGGCTCCCTGACGGTCGAGCCGGTCTATTGCCTGGGCCTTTGCGCGCACAGCCCCGCCGCTCTTTACGACAATGAACCGGTTGGCGTGGTCGACGGTGAGACGCTCGACGCTTTCGTCGAGGAGGCGAAGGGCAAATGA
- a CDS encoding formate dehydrogenase beta subunit yields the protein MTKIYIPLDMAAVAMGADRLAVAVAKEAAARGQQVEIVRNGSRGMLWLEPLIEVETPAGRVGYGPAKVKDVASLFDAGFLTGGAHALNIGVVDEHPWMKRQNRVTFVRCGVIDPLSVPEYEAHDGFKGLKRAFEIGAPAVVEEVTKSGLRGRGGAGFPTGIKWKTVADCAPGQKYVVVNADEGDSGTFADRMIMEGDPLSLIEGMAICGYAVGASKGYVYLRSEYPVVVKVFQAAIEKAHEAGWLGKNIKGSGFDFDVELRIGAGAYVCGEETSLLESLEGKRGIVRAKPPLPAHVGLFGKPTVINNVLSMATVPMILEKGAKHYADLGVGRSRGTMPLQIAGNVKFGGLFETDFGIPLGVIVNDIAGGTRTGRPVKAVQVGGPLGAYVPVSLFDLPIDYEAFAAKDSLIGHGGLVVFDDTADMLWMARFGMEFCAIESCGKCTPCRIGSTRGVETIDKIRNGQDVEKNIELLKDLCHTMKFGSLCALGGFAPYPVESALRHFPEDFRKPALEAAE from the coding sequence ATGACGAAGATTTACATTCCGCTGGACATGGCCGCCGTGGCGATGGGCGCCGACCGCCTCGCCGTCGCCGTCGCCAAGGAAGCCGCCGCCCGTGGGCAGCAGGTCGAGATCGTCCGCAACGGCTCGCGCGGCATGCTGTGGCTGGAGCCGCTGATCGAGGTCGAGACGCCGGCCGGCCGCGTCGGTTATGGCCCGGCCAAGGTCAAGGATGTCGCCTCGCTGTTCGACGCCGGCTTCCTCACTGGCGGCGCCCATGCGCTGAACATCGGGGTCGTCGACGAACACCCCTGGATGAAGCGCCAGAACCGCGTCACCTTCGTGCGCTGCGGCGTCATCGACCCGCTGTCGGTTCCCGAATATGAGGCCCATGACGGCTTCAAGGGCCTGAAGCGCGCCTTCGAGATCGGCGCCCCGGCCGTCGTCGAGGAAGTCACCAAATCGGGTCTGCGCGGCCGCGGCGGCGCGGGCTTCCCGACCGGCATCAAATGGAAGACCGTGGCCGATTGCGCGCCCGGCCAGAAATATGTCGTCGTCAACGCCGACGAGGGCGACTCCGGCACCTTCGCCGATCGCATGATCATGGAGGGCGATCCGCTCTCGCTGATCGAGGGCATGGCCATCTGCGGCTACGCCGTCGGCGCCTCCAAGGGCTACGTCTATCTGCGCTCGGAATATCCGGTCGTCGTCAAGGTCTTCCAGGCGGCAATCGAGAAAGCGCATGAAGCGGGCTGGCTCGGCAAAAACATCAAGGGCTCGGGCTTCGATTTCGACGTCGAGTTGCGCATCGGCGCCGGCGCCTATGTCTGCGGCGAGGAGACCTCGCTGCTCGAGAGCCTCGAGGGCAAGCGCGGCATCGTGCGCGCCAAGCCGCCGCTGCCGGCCCATGTCGGCCTGTTCGGCAAGCCCACCGTGATCAACAACGTGTTGTCGATGGCGACCGTTCCGATGATCCTCGAAAAGGGCGCCAAGCATTACGCCGATCTCGGCGTCGGCCGCTCGCGCGGCACCATGCCGCTCCAGATCGCCGGCAATGTGAAATTCGGCGGCCTCTTCGAGACCGACTTCGGCATTCCGCTCGGCGTGATTGTCAACGACATCGCCGGCGGCACCCGCACCGGGCGTCCGGTCAAGGCGGTTCAGGTCGGCGGTCCGCTCGGCGCTTACGTGCCCGTGTCGCTTTTCGACCTTCCGATCGATTATGAAGCTTTCGCGGCAAAGGACAGCCTGATCGGCCACGGCGGTCTCGTCGTGTTCGACGACACGGCGGACATGCTGTGGATGGCGCGCTTCGGCATGGAGTTCTGCGCCATCGAAAGCTGTGGAAAATGCACGCCTTGCCGCATCGGGTCGACCCGCGGCGTCGAGACGATCGACAAGATTCGCAATGGTCAGGACGTCGAGAAGAACATCGAGCTTCTCAAGGACCTCTGCCACACGATGAAATTTGGCTCATTGTGTGCATTGGGCGGTTTCGCGCCATATCCGGTCGAAAGCGCACTTCGTCATTTCCCCGAGGACTTCCGCAAGCCGGCCCTTGAAGCCGCCGAGTGA
- the fdhF gene encoding formate dehydrogenase subunit alpha yields MTLIKETDYGTPASKSEDMVTLTIDGKSVTVPAGTSIMRAAMEAGTEIPKLCATDSIKAFGSCRLCVIEVEGRYGTPASCTTPVAHGIAVKTQTPRLAAIRRGVMELYISDHPLDCLTCAANGDCELQDMAGAVGLRDVRYGYDGANHVFARNNGEANFDWKPKDESNPYFTYDPSKCIVCNRCVRACEEVQGTFALTISGRGFDSRVSPGMDEAFMESECVSCGACVQACPTATLTEKSVIEIGQPEHSEITTCAYCGVGCTFKAEMRGEEVVRMVPWKDGKANHGHSCIKGRFAYGYAHHGDRILDPMIRESIDQPWRVVSWDEALTFAADRLNAVQAKYGKGSVGAITSSRCSNEETYLVQKLVRAGFGNNNVDTCARVCHSPTGYGLNQAFGTSAGTQDFDSVDEADVILVIGANPTDAHPVFGSRMKARLREGARLIVVDPRRIDLVKSPHVQADYHLALKPGTNVAMVTALAHVIVKEGLVNESFVRHRCDWDEFQAWAEFVALDRNSPEALESVTGVPAADVRAAARLYATGGNAAIYYGLGVTEHAQGSTTVMGIANLAMATGNLGRRGVGVNPLRGQNNVQGSCDMGSFPHELPGYQHISGAAAREVFEADWGVKLDPEPGLRIPNMFDAAIEGRFKGLYLQGEDILQSDPDTRHVSAALENMEIVIVQDLFLVESAHYAHVFLPGSSFLEKDGTFTNAERRIQRIRKVMTPKNGYGDWEITQLLAKKLGMGWNYHNPSEIMDEIARLTPSFRNVSYEKLDEVGSVQWPCNDDAPDGMPIMHIEGFARGKGKFVITEYVPTDEKVGPRFPLLLTTGRILSQYNVGAQTRRTENSRWHEEDVLEIHPHDAEERGVLHGDWVKVASRAGETTLRAQITDRVAPGVVYTTFHHPLCNTNVVTTDNSDWATNCPEYKVTAVQIAKSNGPTDFQEKYRELSEQARRIATTIDAAE; encoded by the coding sequence ATGACGCTTATTAAAGAGACAGATTACGGGACGCCCGCCTCCAAATCCGAGGACATGGTCACACTGACCATCGACGGCAAGAGCGTGACGGTTCCCGCGGGCACGTCGATCATGCGGGCGGCGATGGAGGCCGGGACGGAGATCCCGAAGCTCTGCGCCACCGACAGCATCAAGGCCTTCGGCTCCTGCCGCCTGTGCGTGATCGAGGTCGAGGGCCGCTACGGCACGCCGGCGTCCTGCACCACGCCGGTCGCGCACGGCATCGCCGTCAAGACGCAAACCCCGCGTCTGGCCGCCATCCGCCGCGGCGTGATGGAGCTCTATATCTCCGACCATCCGCTCGACTGTCTGACCTGCGCGGCCAATGGCGACTGCGAATTGCAGGACATGGCCGGCGCAGTGGGCCTGCGCGACGTGCGCTATGGCTATGACGGCGCGAACCATGTGTTCGCCCGCAACAACGGCGAGGCGAATTTCGACTGGAAGCCGAAGGACGAGTCGAACCCCTATTTCACCTACGACCCGTCGAAGTGCATCGTCTGTAACCGCTGCGTGCGCGCCTGCGAGGAAGTTCAGGGCACCTTCGCACTGACGATTTCGGGCCGCGGCTTCGATTCTCGCGTTTCGCCCGGCATGGACGAAGCCTTCATGGAGTCGGAATGCGTCTCCTGCGGCGCCTGCGTGCAGGCCTGCCCGACGGCGACGCTGACCGAGAAGTCGGTCATCGAGATCGGCCAGCCGGAACATTCGGAAATCACGACCTGCGCTTATTGCGGCGTCGGCTGCACCTTCAAGGCGGAGATGCGCGGCGAGGAAGTCGTCCGCATGGTGCCCTGGAAGGACGGCAAGGCCAATCACGGCCATAGCTGCATCAAGGGCCGTTTCGCCTATGGCTACGCCCATCACGGCGACCGCATCCTCGATCCGATGATCCGCGAATCGATCGACCAGCCGTGGCGGGTCGTGTCCTGGGACGAGGCGCTGACCTTCGCCGCCGACCGCCTGAATGCGGTTCAGGCGAAATATGGCAAGGGCTCGGTGGGCGCGATCACCTCCTCGCGCTGCTCGAACGAAGAGACCTATCTCGTTCAGAAGCTGGTGCGCGCCGGTTTCGGCAATAATAACGTCGACACCTGCGCCCGCGTCTGCCACTCGCCCACGGGCTATGGCCTCAATCAGGCCTTCGGCACCTCGGCCGGCACGCAGGACTTCGACTCGGTCGACGAGGCGGACGTCATTCTCGTCATCGGCGCCAATCCGACCGACGCCCATCCGGTGTTCGGCTCGCGCATGAAGGCGCGGCTGCGCGAGGGCGCGCGGCTGATCGTCGTCGATCCGCGCCGCATCGATCTGGTGAAGTCGCCGCACGTTCAGGCGGATTACCACCTCGCGCTCAAGCCCGGCACCAATGTCGCGATGGTCACGGCGCTGGCCCATGTCATCGTCAAGGAAGGCCTCGTCAACGAATCCTTCGTGCGCCATCGCTGCGACTGGGACGAGTTCCAGGCCTGGGCCGAATTCGTCGCGCTCGACCGCAACAGCCCCGAGGCGCTCGAATCCGTCACCGGCGTTCCGGCCGCGGACGTTCGCGCCGCCGCCCGGCTCTATGCGACCGGCGGCAATGCGGCCATCTACTACGGCCTCGGCGTCACTGAGCACGCTCAGGGCTCGACCACGGTCATGGGCATCGCCAATCTCGCCATGGCGACCGGCAATCTCGGTCGTCGCGGCGTCGGCGTGAACCCGCTGCGCGGCCAGAACAATGTGCAGGGCTCCTGCGACATGGGGTCGTTCCCCCATGAGCTGCCGGGCTATCAGCACATTTCCGGCGCCGCGGCGCGCGAGGTGTTCGAGGCGGACTGGGGCGTGAAGCTCGACCCCGAGCCCGGCCTCCGCATCCCGAACATGTTCGACGCGGCGATCGAGGGCCGGTTCAAGGGCCTCTATCTGCAGGGCGAGGACATTCTCCAGTCCGATCCCGACACGCGCCATGTCTCCGCCGCGCTGGAGAACATGGAAATCGTGATCGTGCAGGACCTGTTCCTGGTGGAGTCGGCGCATTACGCGCATGTCTTCCTGCCGGGCTCCTCCTTCCTCGAGAAGGACGGCACCTTCACCAACGCCGAGCGCCGCATTCAGCGCATCCGCAAGGTGATGACGCCGAAGAACGGCTATGGCGACTGGGAGATCACCCAGCTTCTCGCCAAGAAGCTCGGCATGGGCTGGAACTACCACAACCCGTCCGAGATCATGGACGAGATCGCGCGCCTGACGCCGTCGTTCCGCAACGTCTCCTACGAGAAGCTCGACGAAGTGGGCTCCGTGCAGTGGCCGTGCAACGACGACGCGCCGGACGGCATGCCGATCATGCACATCGAGGGCTTCGCGCGCGGCAAGGGCAAGTTCGTCATCACCGAATATGTGCCTACCGACGAGAAGGTGGGCCCGCGCTTCCCGCTGCTGCTGACGACCGGCCGAATCCTGTCTCAGTACAACGTGGGCGCGCAGACCCGTCGCACGGAAAACAGCCGCTGGCACGAGGAAGACGTGCTGGAAATCCATCCGCATGATGCGGAGGAGCGCGGTGTCCTCCACGGCGACTGGGTGAAGGTGGCGAGCCGCGCCGGCGAGACGACGCTGCGCGCGCAGATCACCGATCGCGTGGCGCCGGGCGTGGTCTACACGACCTTCCATCACCCGCTGTGCAACACCAATGTGGTGACCACCGACAATTCGGACTGGGCGACCAATTGTCCGGAATACAAGGTGACGGCCGTTCAGATCGCCAAGAGCAACGGCCCCACCGACTTCCAGGAGAAGTATCGCGAACTCTCCGAGCAGGCTCGGCGGATCGCGACCACGATCGACGCGGCGGAATGA